A single genomic interval of uncultured Sphaerochaeta sp. harbors:
- a CDS encoding FAD:protein FMN transferase, producing MKYRIPFLLIVLIGISLLFVSCDKPALEPESQSFLMLGTVCKITIYDHPSDEAFSAAFDRIREIENHMSLHTDSSEIALVNANAGKEAVQVSPDTFAVIEKALEIARLSGGAFDPTIAPLVQAWDIGGENARRPPDEEIATLLPLVDYTKVELNTETHEVYLPEAGMALDLGGIAKGYAADEVKQILLDHGVNKAIVNLGGNVLTLGRKPDGSLWRIGIQDPDDGRGAYVMIVELDDTSLVTSGPYERFLEFEGETYHHILDTRTGFPVKSDFTSVSIITQSSFLADALSTSVYALGYEKGMDLINSLDGVQAVFLTDEKEVVLSEKASDGELGYSLTDETYRIKE from the coding sequence ATGAAATACCGAATACCGTTCCTCTTAATAGTTCTCATAGGGATCTCTTTATTGTTTGTATCCTGCGACAAACCTGCGCTTGAACCAGAGTCGCAGAGCTTTCTCATGCTTGGGACGGTCTGCAAGATTACCATCTACGACCACCCCAGCGATGAAGCGTTCTCTGCTGCCTTTGATCGGATCAGAGAGATAGAGAACCATATGAGTCTCCATACAGACTCCAGTGAGATTGCCTTGGTCAATGCCAATGCAGGTAAGGAAGCCGTACAGGTTTCTCCTGATACCTTTGCAGTAATCGAGAAAGCACTGGAGATAGCCCGCCTGAGTGGGGGAGCATTCGATCCAACCATTGCACCATTGGTTCAAGCCTGGGACATTGGTGGGGAGAATGCAAGAAGACCTCCTGATGAAGAGATTGCAACCTTGCTTCCCTTGGTTGACTACACCAAGGTGGAGCTCAATACAGAGACCCATGAAGTCTACCTCCCCGAAGCAGGAATGGCCCTCGACCTCGGTGGGATTGCCAAAGGATATGCAGCTGATGAGGTGAAGCAAATATTGCTTGATCATGGAGTCAATAAAGCCATTGTGAATCTTGGGGGAAATGTCCTGACGTTGGGAAGAAAACCCGATGGATCCCTGTGGAGAATTGGGATCCAGGACCCAGATGATGGCCGGGGTGCCTATGTGATGATCGTGGAGTTGGATGATACCTCCTTGGTGACCAGCGGACCGTATGAACGATTCTTGGAGTTCGAAGGGGAAACGTATCATCATATTCTGGACACCAGAACTGGTTTTCCTGTGAAGAGTGATTTCACCAGCGTAAGTATCATCACCCAAAGTTCTTTCCTCGCAGATGCACTTTCCACCAGTGTCTATGCCTTGGGATATGAGAAAGGCATGGACCTGATCAACAGCCTTGATGGCGTGCAAGCAGTATTCCTTACTGATGAGAAGGAAGTGGTACTCAGTGAAAAAGCATCTGATGGTGAACTTGGATATTCCCTCACCGATGAAACGTATCGCATAAAAGAGTAG
- a CDS encoding diaminopropionate ammonia-lyase, producing MTGTHQEISYIVREPRQKNTRLAEELFSMKQAQCSRRFHRQIPGYRMSPLQGLPNLAAMFGVGGIWTKDESSRLQLNSFKVLGGSFALYRYLQKLLGLSGSDTSFEYLASQEVKDKVGNLTFASATDGNHGRGIAWAAKRLGFKCVIYVHSETSIRRIDAIKSNGAKVVIVDGNYDDAVRQVAIDAEANGWTIISDTSWDNYTEIPTWIMQGYLTLLAETQEQFTGVGIVKPTHLFIQAGVGALAASVIGFYHALFGQDAPKCIVVEPDKAPCIYESALAGDGKPHSVGGALDTIMAGLACGDPSPIAWEILNEDADAFIKVPDYVAAKGMRMYATPLNGDPLIISGESGAVTLGAFASIMQYPGLKDLKEGLGLDEESQVLFINTEGNTDPIHFRQIIWEGANPVPKEYWHNL from the coding sequence ATGACCGGTACACATCAGGAAATATCGTACATTGTTCGTGAGCCCCGTCAGAAGAACACCCGCCTGGCTGAGGAACTCTTTTCAATGAAACAAGCCCAGTGCTCCCGCCGATTCCATCGGCAGATTCCAGGATACAGGATGAGTCCACTGCAGGGGCTGCCCAATCTGGCAGCAATGTTCGGTGTAGGCGGCATCTGGACCAAGGATGAGTCAAGTCGTTTGCAGTTGAACAGTTTCAAGGTCTTGGGGGGATCCTTTGCTCTCTACCGATATCTCCAGAAATTGCTCGGTCTCTCAGGGTCTGATACTTCTTTTGAGTATCTTGCCAGCCAGGAAGTCAAGGACAAGGTGGGTAACCTTACCTTTGCCAGTGCCACCGACGGTAATCACGGACGTGGTATTGCTTGGGCGGCAAAACGTCTGGGATTCAAGTGTGTGATCTATGTTCACTCCGAAACCAGTATTCGTCGTATTGACGCGATCAAGAGCAATGGTGCCAAGGTCGTAATCGTAGATGGAAACTATGATGACGCTGTACGTCAGGTTGCAATCGATGCAGAGGCGAACGGTTGGACCATCATCAGCGACACAAGCTGGGACAACTATACTGAAATCCCCACCTGGATCATGCAAGGTTATCTTACCTTGCTTGCAGAAACCCAGGAGCAGTTCACCGGTGTGGGTATTGTGAAACCAACCCATCTTTTCATCCAGGCAGGTGTTGGTGCCTTGGCTGCCTCTGTAATCGGGTTCTATCATGCTCTCTTTGGCCAGGATGCACCAAAATGCATCGTGGTTGAGCCGGATAAAGCTCCATGTATCTATGAAAGTGCGCTAGCAGGAGACGGGAAACCTCACTCTGTCGGTGGCGCGCTCGATACCATCATGGCAGGACTTGCTTGTGGAGACCCGAGTCCCATCGCATGGGAGATACTCAACGAGGATGCTGATGCCTTCATCAAGGTCCCTGACTACGTGGCCGCAAAGGGTATGAGAATGTATGCAACGCCGCTTAATGGCGACCCACTCATCATCAGTGGAGAGAGTGGGGCTGTGACGCTCGGTGCCTTTGCCTCCATTATGCAGTATCCGGGGCTCAAGGATTTGAAGGAAGGTCTTGGGTTGGACGAGGAGAGTCAGGTGCTTTTCATCAATACAGAGGGAAATACCGATCCAATCCACTTCCGACAGATCATCTGGGAAGGTGCCAATCCGGTTCCCAAGGAGTACTGGCATAATCTGTAG
- a CDS encoding sodium:solute symporter family protein → MNITITLIVVLYMLMMLGIGYYSSKRISSNADFMVAGRRLGPLLMAGTLAATEIGGGSSLGVVANAYGNWGMSAAWYIIAMGFAFMILIPLAPKFRSTSVKTVPEYFRRRYDKFSGAFSAIVMMMALVGLTAGQFKASASILEVMLGIDYTTSLIIVTIVITVYAVMGGLWSVTLTDFIQVFLIVIGMVIAVPFALKLAGGWATVKQTVPAEHFSLTGGIGGWGQIIGFVIMYVATFSVGQEAVSRYYAARDGKAAVQGSIIAAIVNFLFAFIPVILGLTMLSLFNQNMLDGNVVDALSNNSRYALPALAVATMPAVVTGILFAGIISATMSSADSDLLGAGSIFGNDLYKVFIHKGASSAQVMRVTKITMVVIALFSLITALVADNILTLLAFSFTLRAAGTFVPYVMGHFWEKSSSAGSTASILSGSIVFFLMDKGIIPSIPGLNNIIPGLLVSLVAFLIFSKAFPPKNESFDLLYEED, encoded by the coding sequence ATGAATATCACCATCACGCTCATCGTTGTTTTGTACATGCTTATGATGTTGGGAATCGGGTACTACTCCTCAAAGCGGATTAGTTCAAATGCTGACTTCATGGTCGCTGGAAGAAGGCTTGGTCCTCTCTTGATGGCCGGAACCTTGGCAGCTACGGAAATCGGTGGAGGGTCCTCTCTCGGTGTTGTCGCCAACGCATATGGGAATTGGGGCATGAGCGCTGCTTGGTATATCATTGCCATGGGATTCGCTTTCATGATCCTTATCCCCCTTGCTCCGAAGTTCCGTTCCACCTCGGTAAAAACGGTTCCTGAGTATTTCAGAAGACGTTATGACAAGTTTAGTGGAGCGTTTAGTGCAATTGTCATGATGATGGCACTGGTAGGATTGACCGCTGGGCAGTTCAAGGCTTCTGCTTCAATTCTTGAGGTCATGCTTGGGATTGACTACACAACCAGCCTGATCATTGTAACCATTGTTATTACTGTCTATGCAGTCATGGGTGGTCTCTGGTCTGTCACCCTCACAGACTTCATTCAGGTATTCCTCATTGTTATCGGTATGGTAATCGCCGTTCCCTTTGCGCTCAAACTGGCTGGCGGCTGGGCAACCGTCAAACAAACGGTTCCGGCTGAGCACTTCAGCCTCACCGGAGGTATTGGAGGCTGGGGCCAGATCATTGGCTTTGTCATCATGTACGTAGCCACCTTCTCCGTTGGTCAGGAAGCGGTCTCCCGCTACTATGCTGCTCGTGACGGAAAAGCCGCTGTACAAGGCTCAATCATTGCAGCAATCGTCAATTTTCTCTTTGCATTCATCCCAGTAATTCTTGGTCTTACCATGCTCAGTTTGTTCAACCAGAATATGCTTGACGGGAATGTGGTCGATGCACTTTCAAACAACAGCCGCTATGCACTTCCTGCTCTGGCGGTAGCCACCATGCCAGCAGTGGTAACCGGCATTCTCTTTGCCGGTATCATCAGTGCAACAATGAGCTCGGCAGACAGTGACTTGCTCGGTGCAGGTTCCATCTTCGGCAACGATCTGTACAAGGTATTCATCCACAAGGGAGCCTCAAGCGCGCAGGTAATGAGGGTGACCAAGATCACCATGGTTGTTATTGCTCTGTTCAGCCTGATTACCGCTCTGGTAGCTGACAATATCCTCACCCTCCTGGCCTTCTCTTTCACCCTGAGAGCAGCAGGTACCTTCGTGCCCTATGTTATGGGTCACTTCTGGGAAAAGTCCTCAAGTGCAGGTTCCACTGCATCGATACTCAGTGGAAGTATTGTATTTTTCCTGATGGATAAAGGCATCATCCCCTCCATCCCAGGACTGAACAACATCATTCCCGGACTGCTGGTGAGCCTGGTGGCCTTCCTTATTTTCAGCAAGGCATTCCCGCCGAAGAATGAATCATTCGACCTGCTCTATGAAGAGGACTGA
- the ablB gene encoding putative beta-lysine N-acetyltransferase, with product MGDTNDTLLHLDGALVQHGKSNDRIYLMDPGSADVSLLIPKLVKLAEENGYGKIFTKIPRSISAPFLEAGFLIEATAEKLFHGEEEGLFLGKFLDKKRQEEKLCSEYESVLALALSVKRRKPSQKYSVRLCSKEDAASMATIYGKVFDSYPFPINDPSFIRKTMDESTIYAGIEEDGNLVALASGECSFKEDKRFSEMTDFATLPEKRGNGYALHLLAFLEDELRKRGILTAYTIARAISPGMNITFAKAGYTYGGRLHNNTNIAGNIESMNVWYKNLV from the coding sequence ATGGGTGATACAAACGACACCTTGTTGCATTTGGATGGGGCGCTTGTCCAACATGGTAAAAGCAATGACCGGATCTACTTGATGGATCCCGGCTCTGCGGATGTTTCGCTCCTGATTCCCAAATTGGTGAAATTGGCAGAAGAGAACGGTTACGGGAAAATCTTCACCAAGATTCCCCGCTCCATCTCTGCGCCATTCCTGGAGGCTGGATTCCTGATTGAGGCAACAGCAGAAAAGTTGTTCCACGGCGAGGAAGAGGGGCTTTTCCTTGGAAAGTTCCTTGACAAAAAACGCCAGGAAGAGAAGCTCTGTTCTGAATATGAAAGCGTGCTTGCATTGGCTCTTTCTGTTAAGCGAAGGAAACCAAGCCAGAAATACTCTGTACGTCTATGCTCCAAAGAGGATGCTGCGTCAATGGCTACAATCTATGGCAAGGTCTTTGACTCCTACCCTTTTCCAATTAATGACCCATCGTTCATCAGGAAAACCATGGACGAAAGTACCATCTACGCTGGAATTGAGGAGGATGGCAATCTTGTTGCGCTTGCCTCAGGAGAGTGCAGCTTCAAGGAAGATAAACGATTCTCTGAAATGACTGATTTTGCAACCCTTCCTGAGAAACGAGGTAACGGGTATGCCCTTCACTTACTTGCTTTCCTGGAAGATGAGCTTAGGAAGAGAGGAATTCTCACAGCCTACACCATTGCAAGGGCTATCTCGCCTGGGATGAACATCACCTTCGCAAAGGCTGGCTACACCTATGGGGGCAGATTACACAACAATACCAATATAGCAGGAAATATCGAGAGTATGAATGTATGGTACAAGAACTTGGTTTGA